Within the Bacteroidales bacterium genome, the region CGACTGGCTGCGTATGTGTACGGCGATGTCGCTGGTGTTACCGACCGAGATATTGGCATACGTTCCCGATTTGCTTTCATCCGAAAAATACCATTTTCTGTTGCCATCTGCGTCAAGCATCAACATGAACATAAAATATTGACCCGATCCGTAAAATTCATCGCGATACTCAAAGTCGCCATAAGATTGTCCTACGATCAGAACATCGGTTCCTACAGTTGCCATATCGCCAATCAGCAACTCCCCGAGCAGGGAATCGGTCCTGAGCACTTCACCGTTGAATGAGGTTTTCAGGAGGTATGCATCACCCTTGAATGGCAATGTTACAGGAGCGTTATGAATTCCGGTGATGTACACATTGCTGTCGGCATCCACAGCGAGTGCCGCAACCTCATTACAATTTGAAATGTCGTAGGAATCAGCCCAAAGGAATTGCTGGCTGCTGACGGATTCGACAAATACGAAAAGGAATGTAACAGTAAAAAGTATTTTCATATCAGGTCGTTTTGGTAATTCACTATCCCAAACACATAAACTGCCTGATGGGTTCAATTTGATAGTCCTGTATTGATTTCGATGTGGGGAGCAGAAATAGGATATTTGATTTTATCAGGCAAGCTGGAGCTGAAAACAACAGATTCGACTTTTAATGGAGCCTGAACCAAAAAAGCACCGTGAATTGCAACCCCAATTGGTCATGCCTTTTAGCATTTACTTCAATAATCTGGGCTTGTGTTTGGGTCAATTTAAGTTCAAATTTGGTGTACGAATCACAGCTTTAACAATGATCAAAAAAAAACCTGACGGGTCCCCGTTATTTATGTCGCAGGAGACCTATCAGGTTGATTATTTTGCCAACTTATGGACATTTCCACCATTTCAGGCAGGGAAGTGAAGAGTCGTCTGTCTACCCTTCAATAGCTGTTACGCCTGGCAGTTCTTTGCCTTCGATAAACTCGAGCATGGCGCCGCCGCCTGTTGATACGTAACTGACTTTGTCGCCAAGATTATACTGGTTGATGGCTGCAACTGAGTCGCCACCTCCGATTAACGAAAAAGCACCTTTTGAGGTGGCGTCGGCAATGGCATGAGCGATCTGTTCGGTACCAGCTGCAAAATTGGGCATTTCAAAAACACCCATTGGGCCGTTCCAGAGGATCGTTTTTGAATTGTCGATCACTTCGATGAATTTTTTACGCGTATGTTCTCCAATATCAAGTCCCATCCAGCCGTCGGGTATTTCGTCAGAAGGGCAGCTTTTCCTGTTGGCTTCGTTATCAAATTTGTCGGCTATGATGGCGTCTTCGGGGATCAGTAACTTAACACCTTTAGATTTGGCGTCGCTGATGGCCTGTTTTGCCGTTTCGATCAGATCATCTTCGATCAGCGAATTTCCAACATAGCCTCCTGTCGCTTTGATAAAGGTGAACATCATTCCACCGCCGATAATCAGGTTATCCACCTTGTCCAGCAAATTCCTGATGATCTCGATTTTTCCGGAAACCTTTGCACCGCCGAGGATGGCTGTGAACGGGCGCCCGGGCTCTTTCATCACCTTGTTGATGTGTGCCAGTTCGTTGGCCATCACGTATCCGAAATATTTGTCTTTCGGGAAGAACTTAGCAATGATGGCTGTGGAGGCATGGGCACGGTGTGCAGTGCCAAAGGCGTCATTTACATACACATCGGCAAGGCGGGCCAGCTTTTGGGCAAAATCTTCATTCCCTTTTTCTTCTTCCTTGTAAAACCTGAGGTTTTCGAGCAGGAGCACCTCGCCGCTTTTCATGGCTGCGGCCATTTTTACCGCTTCTTCACCAATGCAGTCACCGGCGAATTTTACTGCTGTACCAAGCTTTTCAGAGAGTACCGGGAGAAGGTGACGAAGAGAAAACTTATCCTCAGGACCGGTTTTTGGCCTGCCGAGATGCGACATCAAAATCACCATACCACCATCCTTCTGGATTTTTTTGATGGTTGGGATGGCAGCATCAATCCGGTTGGTATCGGTCACTTCAAATTTCTCGTTCAGCGGAACGTTAAAATCAACCCTGATTATCGCTTTCAGGTTGTTAAAATTCAGATTATCAATTGTCTTCATTAATTTTAGTTTTAAAATTGCGTTTGCAAAGATAGTTAACCAAATGGTTCCATAATGGTGAGTAAGACAACGTAATATGACCCCACTCGTTGTCGTGAGGAATATTATTTTTGCAAAAAACTGTAAATGATGCATTACCCAGGCAATTTAAAAAGTAAACTTCCCAACACCGAGCAATCCATCTTTGCCATCATGTCGAAAATGGCGGCTGATCATGGCGCCATCAATCTCTCACAAGGCTTTCCTGATTTCGGGATTTCAACCGACCTGATTGATCGTGTGCATCATTATATGAAGGCCGGCCATAACCAGTATGCACCCATGCCCGGGATTCCGGCACTCAGGCAGGCAATTTCGAAGAAAGTGAAAAAAGATCACGGAATTTTATACGATCCTGACCTTGAGATCAACATCACGGCAGGGGCTACGCAGGCGCTCTACACAGCTATTTCGGCGTTTGTCCGGGACGAGGACGAAGTGATCATTTTCGAGCCCGCTTATGATTCCTATGCCCCGGCGGTGAGGGTGAATGGCGGTCATGTGAAGTATGCCCAGATGGAAATGCCCAATTACACGATTAACTGGCCGCATCTTGCCCGACTGATGACCAACCGCACCAAAATGATCATCATCAACACGCCGCATAACCCAACCGGCGCTGTGCTCAGCGAAAGCGACCTGATCCAGTTACAGCGCATCACCTTAAACACGGATATCATTGTGCTGAGCGACGAAGTGTATGAACATCTGATCTTCGATGGTTTGCAGCATCAAAGCGTCTGTCGCTTTCCCGACCTGGCTTCACGCAGCCTTGCCATTGGATCTTTTGGCAAAACCTTTCACGCCACAGGCTGGAAAGTAGGCTTTGTGCTGGCGCCTGAAAACCTGATGCGCGAGTTCAGGAAAGTACACCAATGGGTTGTTTTTGCAGTGAATACGCCCATTCAGATGGCCATCGCCGATTTTTTGCAGGATGCCGGAAACTACCAAAACCTTCCGGTATTTTTTCAGCAAAAGAGGGACAAGTTTCTTGATCTTATCAAAACATCACGCTTTAAGCCCATCCCCTGTTTTGGAACTTATTTCCAGTGCCTCGACTATAGCACCATTACCGATGAGGCCGATGTTGAGTTTGCACGGCGGATGACTGTGGATTATAAACTCGCTTCAATCCCGCTCTCTCCTTTCTTTATGAACGGTCGTGACGATAAAATTCTTCGCTTCTGCTTCGCCAAAAAAGAAGAAACCCTCCAACAAGCAGCCGAAATTTTATGCAGGATTTAAACATTGCCCTGGTTCAATCTTCGCTGGTTTGGGAAGATGTGGATGCCAACCTTGCCGCTTTTGACCAAAAACTGAATGCGATCCCCCTGGGCGCCGACCTGGTCATGCTGCCCGAAATGTTTAACACCGGTTTTTCCATGAATCCCAAAAAGATTGCTGAAAAGCCTGATGGCAAATCGTTGAAATGGCTGCAACAAAAAGCAGTTGATCTGAACTGTGTCATCACCGGCAGCATCCTCACCGAAATGGATGGCCGCTTCTACAACCGGCTTTACTGGGTACACCCCGAAGGCGCCTTCGATTCTTACGATAAACGGCACCTTTTCAGGCTGGGGGAGGAGTTTAAGGTATTCACTGCTGGCAGCGAAAGGATGATTTTTCACCTGAAAGGCTGGAACATTCTCCCTTTGATCTGTTACGACCTGCGTTTTCCGGTCTGGATCAAAAACCGCTTTATTGACCAAAGCTACGAATATGACCTTATCCTCTGCATTGCCAACTGGCCGGCTGTGCGCCAATACGCCTGGAATCATCTGCTGATTGCCCGCGCCATCGAAAACCAGGCGTATGTTGCTGCAGTGAACAGGGTTGGTGACGATGGCAACGGACTTGCCCACACCGGCGACTCAGCCATCCTTGATCCGCAAGGGCAGGTCATCACAAAGGCAAATCCCAGCGCTGACCAGATCATCACAGCAACCCTATCCAAAAGAGAACTGCATGAATTCCGCCAGTCTTTCACTGTCGGACTGGATTGGGATGAGTTTGAGATGAAACACAAATAATCCCACTCACCAAAAAATACCTACTTTCGCGCTCAATTTTGATGTACGACAATGAAAATTATTATTGCGGGGGATGGGGAGGTTGGCTTTCATCTTGCTAAGCTCCTAACCGATGAGCATCACGACATTACGGTAGTTGATCCGCATAGCGATCTGCTCAAGATGGTGGAGTCGAACTCCGACCTGATGACCATTGCCGGAGACTCAACCTGTATTTCGGTGCTCGAGCGCGCCAGCGTAAAACGTGCTGACCTGCTTATCTCAGTTGTTCATGATGAGAATGTGAATCTGATGACCAGTATCATCGGAAAAAAACTGGGCGCCCGGAAAACCATTGCCCGTGTAAACAACACGGAATTTCTTGAACCTGAAAACCAGGTACTCTTCCGTTCATTGGGGGTGGATCACCTGGTGTGCCCCGAGCGACTTGCTGCGGAGGAAGTGGTGGCGTTGCTTGAGCGATCGGCTGCAACCGAAACATTTGAATTTTCGGGTGGGAAATTGTTGCTTTTCCTTATTAAACTCGACCAGAACGCTTTAGTCATTGGGAAAACACTCGACCAGATCGCCGGTGAATTTCCTTATCTCGATTTCAGGGCAGTAGCCATTCATCGCAACGGGAAAACCATCATCCCGCGAGGGCATGACCAATTCATGGTGAACGACCTGACCTATGTTGTTACAAAGCCCGACGGAATTAAGACGCTTCTTGAACTTGGCGGTAAAGAGGAGTTCAAAATCAACAATGTGATGGTTGTCGGTGGTGGAAGGATTGGCCGTAAAACATGCAGAAGGCTACAAAGTTCACATAAGATCAAGCTGATTGAAATTGACCGTGAGCGTACCCATGAATTGAGTGATGAGCTTGAAAATGTGCTGATCATCAATGGTGATGCACGCGACATTAACCTGTTACAGAATGAAGACATCGAAAGTATGGATGCGTTTATTGCCGTAACCGACAGCTCGGAAACCAATATTCTGACTTGTCTTCATGCACGAAAATTTGGTGTTAAGAAAACCATCGCCCTGGTTGAGAATATTGATTATATCGACATTTCCCAGAACAT harbors:
- a CDS encoding phosphoglycerate kinase, which encodes MKTIDNLNFNNLKAIIRVDFNVPLNEKFEVTDTNRIDAAIPTIKKIQKDGGMVILMSHLGRPKTGPEDKFSLRHLLPVLSEKLGTAVKFAGDCIGEEAVKMAAAMKSGEVLLLENLRFYKEEEKGNEDFAQKLARLADVYVNDAFGTAHRAHASTAIIAKFFPKDKYFGYVMANELAHINKVMKEPGRPFTAILGGAKVSGKIEIIRNLLDKVDNLIIGGGMMFTFIKATGGYVGNSLIEDDLIETAKQAISDAKSKGVKLLIPEDAIIADKFDNEANRKSCPSDEIPDGWMGLDIGEHTRKKFIEVIDNSKTILWNGPMGVFEMPNFAAGTEQIAHAIADATSKGAFSLIGGGDSVAAINQYNLGDKVSYVSTGGGAMLEFIEGKELPGVTAIEG
- a CDS encoding aminotransferase class I/II-fold pyridoxal phosphate-dependent enzyme; this encodes MMHYPGNLKSKLPNTEQSIFAIMSKMAADHGAINLSQGFPDFGISTDLIDRVHHYMKAGHNQYAPMPGIPALRQAISKKVKKDHGILYDPDLEINITAGATQALYTAISAFVRDEDEVIIFEPAYDSYAPAVRVNGGHVKYAQMEMPNYTINWPHLARLMTNRTKMIIINTPHNPTGAVLSESDLIQLQRITLNTDIIVLSDEVYEHLIFDGLQHQSVCRFPDLASRSLAIGSFGKTFHATGWKVGFVLAPENLMREFRKVHQWVVFAVNTPIQMAIADFLQDAGNYQNLPVFFQQKRDKFLDLIKTSRFKPIPCFGTYFQCLDYSTITDEADVEFARRMTVDYKLASIPLSPFFMNGRDDKILRFCFAKKEETLQQAAEILCRI
- a CDS encoding amidohydrolase, giving the protein MQDLNIALVQSSLVWEDVDANLAAFDQKLNAIPLGADLVMLPEMFNTGFSMNPKKIAEKPDGKSLKWLQQKAVDLNCVITGSILTEMDGRFYNRLYWVHPEGAFDSYDKRHLFRLGEEFKVFTAGSERMIFHLKGWNILPLICYDLRFPVWIKNRFIDQSYEYDLILCIANWPAVRQYAWNHLLIARAIENQAYVAAVNRVGDDGNGLAHTGDSAILDPQGQVITKANPSADQIITATLSKRELHEFRQSFTVGLDWDEFEMKHK
- the trkA gene encoding Trk system potassium transporter TrkA translates to MKIIIAGDGEVGFHLAKLLTDEHHDITVVDPHSDLLKMVESNSDLMTIAGDSTCISVLERASVKRADLLISVVHDENVNLMTSIIGKKLGARKTIARVNNTEFLEPENQVLFRSLGVDHLVCPERLAAEEVVALLERSAATETFEFSGGKLLLFLIKLDQNALVIGKTLDQIAGEFPYLDFRAVAIHRNGKTIIPRGHDQFMVNDLTYVVTKPDGIKTLLELGGKEEFKINNVMVVGGGRIGRKTCRRLQSSHKIKLIEIDRERTHELSDELENVLIINGDARDINLLQNEDIESMDAFIAVTDSSETNILTCLHARKFGVKKTIALVENIDYIDISQNIGIDTVINKKLITASYIARFTMRSEIISNKVLHGIDAEVFEFVVKDKSEITLRPIRKLNFPTDAIIGGIIRGEESHIAVGNFRIKDGDKVIVFSLPTVIHKVDRFFR